The Sorangiineae bacterium MSr11367 genome window below encodes:
- a CDS encoding amidohydrolase family protein: protein MRSSKYFLGLALFSFATVGLAVAPLVSGCTDQTVDRPARLTRDAGGDRPEPGGESELKPNASVKVTECSRPAIAAPASGTCQVTKPGTGARVFQGTVLLPDETLHRGEVVVGEDGNILCGACDCSTVAQYAAASVVQCADGVISPGLVNPHDHITYANNAPVGHGTERYAHRHEWRIGLNGHTKITYKASAPQNVVRFAELRFVMGGVTSIAGAGGQPGLVRNLDSSDPVQLEGLPVQPADSDTFPLGDSNGTMRTSDCTYGTSRTKTSAVQALDGYLPHISEGINAEAHNELACSNVDDATQSKYDLLGRQTAVIHGIAVTEADALAFRKNQTSLVWSPRSNIDLYGNTAPVTLLDAAGVRISLGTDWVPSGSMNMLRELKCADDLNTKYFGKHFSDSDLWRMATENGAFAVGAQGLIGAIKPGYVADLAIFNGKDKKDHRAVIDAGVEDVALVLRGGKVLYGDAALLDDAVIGAADCEALDVCSVAKKACVARDSGGSVKLADIKGAGEAFYPLFFCRGEVPKDEPSCTPYREEYKDGIKDGDQDGDGVADDADNCPTMFNPPRGADGDEQADGDGDGRGDACDRCPGDPANTCPVRGGAAQNQDGKPPADPNDTDGDGVVNGKDNCPEQANTDQADGDGDGWGDACDKCGTANAGATPCAVTVAQIRNAQAAEHPKQHGVVGIGDAYVTALTPYDNKSPQGFYVQTGTDAYNGIYVLTGSNRYGVAIGSKVKVEGFYVENFGVSQINASRVTIDPVETKIFDPIEVAVSDIVTGGSKAETYESMLLKINGPLTVTDDAPDKDIKSFEFVVTGGLRIDDLIFTKFKDSVVPPKGTTYSGMRGILYYSFSNTKLAPRDANDMPKAP from the coding sequence ATGCGCTCTTCCAAGTATTTTCTGGGCCTTGCTCTCTTCTCGTTCGCCACGGTGGGCCTCGCGGTGGCACCCCTCGTGTCAGGGTGCACGGATCAAACCGTAGACCGGCCCGCACGCCTCACACGCGATGCGGGCGGCGATCGGCCGGAGCCGGGCGGCGAGTCGGAGCTGAAACCGAATGCCTCGGTGAAGGTGACGGAGTGTTCGCGACCCGCGATCGCCGCGCCGGCGTCGGGCACCTGCCAAGTGACGAAGCCTGGAACGGGGGCGCGCGTGTTCCAAGGGACCGTGCTTTTGCCCGACGAGACGCTGCACCGGGGTGAGGTGGTGGTCGGCGAGGACGGGAACATCCTCTGCGGCGCCTGCGATTGCTCCACCGTAGCGCAGTATGCGGCGGCGAGCGTCGTGCAGTGTGCCGACGGGGTGATTTCACCGGGGTTGGTCAACCCGCACGACCACATCACGTACGCGAACAACGCGCCGGTGGGGCACGGGACGGAGCGCTACGCGCACCGGCACGAGTGGCGGATCGGGCTGAATGGCCACACGAAGATCACGTACAAGGCGAGCGCGCCGCAGAACGTGGTGCGCTTCGCCGAGCTTCGCTTCGTGATGGGCGGCGTGACGAGCATCGCGGGCGCGGGCGGGCAGCCGGGGCTCGTGCGGAATTTGGACAGCTCCGATCCCGTGCAGCTCGAGGGGCTGCCGGTGCAGCCGGCCGACTCGGACACGTTCCCGCTGGGCGACAGCAACGGGACGATGCGCACGTCGGATTGCACGTACGGCACGAGCCGGACGAAGACGTCCGCGGTGCAGGCGCTCGATGGATACCTGCCGCACATCTCCGAGGGCATCAACGCCGAGGCGCACAACGAGCTCGCCTGCAGCAACGTCGACGATGCCACGCAGAGCAAGTACGACTTGCTCGGCCGGCAGACCGCGGTCATCCACGGCATTGCCGTGACGGAGGCGGATGCGCTGGCGTTCCGCAAGAACCAGACGTCGCTCGTGTGGTCGCCGCGCTCGAACATCGATTTGTACGGGAACACGGCGCCGGTCACCTTGCTCGACGCGGCGGGTGTACGCATCTCGCTCGGCACCGATTGGGTGCCCAGCGGCTCGATGAACATGCTGCGCGAGCTGAAATGCGCCGATGATTTGAACACGAAGTACTTTGGGAAGCACTTCTCCGATTCGGATCTGTGGCGCATGGCCACGGAGAACGGCGCCTTTGCCGTGGGCGCGCAGGGGCTGATCGGCGCGATCAAGCCCGGGTACGTGGCGGACCTCGCGATCTTCAATGGGAAGGACAAGAAGGATCACCGCGCGGTGATCGACGCGGGGGTCGAGGACGTGGCGCTGGTGCTGCGCGGCGGGAAGGTGCTCTACGGCGATGCGGCGCTGCTCGATGATGCGGTCATCGGCGCCGCGGACTGCGAAGCGCTCGATGTGTGCAGCGTCGCCAAGAAGGCGTGCGTGGCCCGTGACAGCGGCGGCAGCGTGAAGCTGGCGGACATCAAGGGTGCGGGCGAAGCGTTTTATCCGCTGTTCTTCTGCAGGGGCGAGGTACCGAAGGACGAGCCCTCGTGCACACCGTACCGCGAGGAGTACAAGGACGGGATCAAGGACGGCGATCAAGACGGCGACGGCGTGGCCGACGACGCGGACAACTGCCCGACGATGTTCAACCCGCCGCGCGGCGCCGATGGCGACGAGCAAGCCGATGGCGACGGCGATGGCCGCGGCGACGCGTGCGACCGCTGCCCCGGCGATCCGGCGAACACGTGCCCCGTGCGCGGTGGCGCGGCGCAGAACCAAGACGGCAAACCGCCGGCCGACCCGAACGACACGGACGGCGATGGCGTGGTGAACGGCAAGGACAACTGCCCCGAGCAGGCCAACACCGATCAAGCCGACGGCGATGGCGACGGCTGGGGCGACGCGTGCGACAAGTGCGGGACGGCGAATGCGGGAGCAACACCGTGCGCGGTGACGGTGGCGCAAATCCGCAATGCGCAGGCGGCCGAGCACCCGAAGCAGCACGGCGTGGTGGGCATCGGGGATGCTTACGTCACGGCGTTGACGCCCTATGACAACAAGTCCCCGCAGGGATTCTACGTGCAAACCGGTACGGACGCGTACAACGGCATTTACGTCCTGACGGGTTCGAATCGCTACGGTGTGGCCATCGGGAGCAAGGTCAAGGTCGAAGGCTTCTACGTCGAGAACTTCGGCGTGAGCCAGATCAACGCCTCGCGCGTGACCATCGATCCCGTGGAGACGAAGATCTTCGACCCCATCGAGGTCGCCGTCTCCGACATCGTCACCGGTGGCAGCAAAGCCGAGACGTACGAATCGATGCTGCTGAAGATCAATGGCCCGCTGACGGTGACCGACGATGCCCCCGACAAGGACATCAAGTCGTTCGAATTCGTGGTCACCGGGGGCCTGCGCATCGATGATTTGATTTTCACCAAGTTCAAAGACAGCGTCGTACCGCCGAAAGGCACGACCTACAGCGGCATGCGAGGAATCCTGTATTACTCGTTCAGCAATACGAAATTGGCGCCCCGCGACGCCAACGATATGCCGAAAGCGCCATGA
- a CDS encoding B12-binding domain-containing radical SAM protein, with translation MSVATFEALVRRRLADEVGRCPKEAPTTVALLYPSPYGAGMSSLGYQRIYRAINDMPGLACERVFLDDEAEQDLSVQARPLSYESLRPLEEFPIVAVSVAYELEIAGLVRMLDAANIPAHRTQRDERHPFILAGGPLTFSNPLPLAGIVDAIIIGESEELIEPVMDILASEATDVAITASTRARTLERLAALPHVFVPAHHGVTLPTVAKVDNALLPAWSPIRTPHSVLSNMFLIETERGCSRTCTYCVMRRSTNGGMRLVSMERILETIPEDARRVGLVGAAVSDHPRITQIVNALADRGAEVGLSSLRPDRLNDDFVAALKRGGYKTLTTAMDGPSDRLRESLERRARVKNLVRAAELARAHKMERLKLYLMVGLPNETDADIDECIAFSTELSRIVPLSLGIAPFCAKRNTPLDGKPFAGIKVVQDRLERLRRGLKGRVDVRSTSAKWAWVEYVLAQGSEAEGLAVIDAVREGGRFADYKRAFASLPAPTMAKPRRSLAIAQV, from the coding sequence ATGTCGGTCGCAACCTTCGAAGCACTGGTCCGCCGTCGGCTCGCCGACGAGGTCGGGCGGTGCCCCAAGGAAGCGCCGACCACCGTGGCGCTCCTCTATCCTTCGCCCTACGGCGCGGGGATGAGCTCGCTCGGATACCAGCGTATTTACCGCGCAATCAACGACATGCCGGGCTTGGCCTGCGAGCGCGTCTTCCTCGACGACGAAGCCGAGCAGGACCTGTCGGTCCAGGCGCGCCCGCTTTCGTACGAGAGCCTTCGGCCGCTGGAAGAATTTCCCATCGTGGCGGTGAGCGTCGCCTACGAGCTCGAGATCGCAGGCCTCGTGCGCATGCTCGACGCGGCGAACATCCCCGCGCACCGCACCCAGCGCGACGAGCGGCATCCGTTCATCCTCGCCGGCGGCCCGCTCACGTTCTCCAACCCGCTGCCCCTCGCGGGCATCGTCGACGCGATCATCATCGGTGAGAGCGAGGAGCTCATCGAGCCCGTGATGGACATCCTGGCCAGCGAGGCCACCGACGTCGCGATCACGGCGTCGACACGCGCGCGCACGCTCGAGCGCCTCGCGGCCCTTCCCCATGTCTTCGTGCCCGCGCACCATGGCGTGACGTTGCCCACGGTGGCCAAGGTCGACAACGCGCTCCTACCCGCGTGGTCACCCATCCGCACGCCGCACTCCGTGCTCTCGAACATGTTCCTCATCGAGACGGAGCGCGGGTGCTCGCGCACGTGCACCTATTGCGTCATGCGCCGATCGACCAACGGAGGCATGCGCCTCGTGTCGATGGAGCGCATCCTCGAGACCATTCCCGAGGACGCGCGGCGGGTTGGCCTGGTGGGCGCGGCGGTGAGCGATCACCCGCGCATCACGCAAATCGTCAACGCGCTCGCCGACCGCGGCGCGGAGGTGGGCCTCTCCTCGCTGCGCCCCGATCGATTGAACGACGACTTCGTCGCCGCGCTCAAACGCGGCGGTTACAAGACGCTCACCACCGCGATGGATGGACCGAGCGATCGCCTGCGCGAATCGCTGGAGCGGCGCGCACGCGTCAAGAATCTCGTCCGCGCAGCGGAGCTAGCGAGGGCGCACAAGATGGAGCGCCTCAAGTTGTACTTGATGGTGGGGCTCCCCAACGAGACGGACGCCGACATCGACGAGTGCATCGCCTTTTCGACGGAGCTCTCGCGCATCGTGCCGCTGTCGCTGGGGATCGCGCCGTTCTGCGCAAAGCGCAACACCCCGCTGGACGGCAAGCCGTTCGCGGGCATCAAGGTGGTGCAAGATCGGCTCGAGCGGCTGCGTCGCGGCTTGAAAGGCCGCGTCGATGTTCGCTCCACGAGCGCGAAGTGGGCGTGGGTCGAATACGTTCTTGCGCAAGGGAGCGAAGCGGAAGGCCTCGCGGTCATCGATGCCGTGCGTGAGGGCGGACGGTTCGCTGACTACAAGCGGGCCTTTGCTTCGCTTCCCGCGCCTACGATGGCGAAGCCGCGTCGCAGCCTCGCCATCGCGCAGGTCTAA
- a CDS encoding poly-gamma-glutamate biosynthesis protein PgsC/CapC, with protein sequence MHALAIFPSSGFDQSVTTPVLIGVLISWFFTETFGWVFAGLVVPGYLAAVFLVEPASGVVDVVEAVLTFGVARIIGEYLPRSGVMSRVFGRERFLLIVLVSILVRLAVEGWLLPRTLTRATWAYSVGLVLVPLAANACWKTGLVRGIVQNGAPALAVYLLVRYVFLPHTNLSLSGFELATENVAASFLGSPKAYTLLITGALLAAVANLRYGWDFNGILIPALLGLVVTEPVKLVATFAETAILYTVVLGLRRFTRLSRSNIAGPRRVVLFFTVDYALRFVWAAAMGPRLPGGDIVAFMGFGYLLPTLLAVKISERDNPALVLLPTLKVSVVGFVLGSLVGFGAHLTDRATGIALAAPVVRSLPPPPRMAAGAALWAGATAIDGVSEPDEAITGDLSLVRDTLLAACADPQRARDGGMDATRIDDDVCLVRERFERLGTRRGVPTYLLRANLPPDPIVALVPTPLASPAMAAAAGQLLRLGEVDAAVIAGIEEPKTAWIDLETTAHAAARWLASGGVLLTVRDREDPRMSGFRPFPSGMAARLRGAEARFENSGLGAIERDVVLSLDARAIGRALAPPPVSVRLDSATSMAAALETVRPITRPDEVEDLVALRRLVLEPLLSSQATEAARELAPFAASVLGYRLTKKTAWAMGGQGVALLPEEGPRPVAIFVRASGAHERVLEAPLGVDRGVRDLALRLGVALEADAVILGEVFDGAMRGGAVRAAHTAATESRSPTVFLVRQDPSRDDATVAAWMDDGTAIAAARAALEGVGLSAPEVPLDPSLRHLSTRTLLRPTSFVAISAGARALRTASLDDARRSWERMPALTLHDGTLGAMAALVAGDLDAAMEDAVADDRIEETVRRAAADASIASTRRLETDIQRGAVRATIVSAREGTFLIAAARKRGRRLLVAAPISSSVRDWRVERRETFAACTREPVLVGVCEADG encoded by the coding sequence ATGCACGCCCTGGCCATTTTTCCGTCGTCGGGCTTCGATCAATCGGTCACGACGCCGGTGCTCATCGGGGTTCTGATCTCGTGGTTCTTTACGGAGACCTTTGGATGGGTCTTCGCGGGACTTGTCGTCCCCGGCTATCTCGCGGCCGTGTTCTTGGTGGAACCCGCGTCGGGGGTCGTCGATGTCGTCGAGGCGGTTCTGACCTTCGGGGTGGCCCGCATCATTGGAGAGTACCTACCGCGCAGTGGGGTCATGAGCCGCGTCTTCGGGCGCGAGCGATTTCTGCTCATCGTGCTCGTGAGCATCCTCGTGCGCCTCGCGGTGGAGGGGTGGCTCCTTCCGCGTACGCTGACCCGTGCGACATGGGCGTATTCCGTAGGGCTGGTGCTGGTGCCGCTCGCGGCCAATGCATGCTGGAAGACCGGACTCGTTCGCGGCATCGTCCAGAATGGGGCCCCCGCGCTCGCGGTGTACCTCCTCGTTCGATACGTCTTCCTTCCCCATACGAACCTTTCGCTGTCCGGCTTCGAGCTCGCCACGGAGAATGTCGCGGCCAGCTTTCTCGGGTCGCCCAAAGCGTACACGTTGCTCATCACCGGTGCGCTCCTCGCCGCCGTGGCCAATCTCCGTTACGGGTGGGACTTCAATGGCATCTTGATTCCGGCCCTTCTCGGGCTCGTGGTCACGGAACCGGTGAAGTTGGTCGCCACATTTGCCGAAACCGCGATCCTCTACACGGTGGTCCTTGGCCTGCGCCGGTTCACGCGGCTGTCGCGCTCGAACATCGCAGGTCCGCGCCGTGTGGTCCTCTTCTTCACGGTGGACTACGCGCTGCGGTTCGTTTGGGCGGCTGCCATGGGGCCTCGCCTGCCGGGGGGCGACATCGTGGCGTTCATGGGCTTCGGGTACCTCTTGCCGACCCTGCTGGCCGTGAAAATCTCGGAACGCGACAACCCCGCGCTCGTGCTTCTTCCGACATTGAAGGTCAGCGTCGTCGGGTTCGTCCTCGGCTCGCTCGTGGGCTTCGGTGCGCACCTCACCGATCGCGCCACGGGGATCGCGCTGGCGGCCCCCGTGGTGCGGTCCCTTCCGCCGCCGCCGCGCATGGCCGCCGGTGCCGCGCTCTGGGCGGGGGCCACCGCCATCGATGGCGTGTCGGAGCCCGACGAGGCCATCACCGGCGACCTCTCGCTCGTCCGCGACACCTTGCTCGCGGCGTGCGCAGACCCGCAGCGTGCACGCGACGGGGGCATGGATGCCACCCGCATCGACGACGACGTATGCCTCGTGCGGGAGCGCTTCGAGCGACTGGGCACGAGGCGCGGCGTTCCCACCTACCTTTTGCGCGCGAACCTCCCGCCCGACCCGATCGTCGCGCTCGTGCCCACGCCCCTGGCGAGTCCGGCGATGGCCGCCGCGGCGGGCCAGCTCCTGAGGCTCGGCGAGGTGGATGCCGCCGTCATCGCGGGCATCGAGGAGCCGAAAACGGCGTGGATCGACCTCGAAACGACGGCGCACGCTGCGGCGCGGTGGCTGGCCAGCGGGGGCGTGCTTCTCACCGTGCGCGACCGCGAGGATCCGCGGATGAGCGGCTTCCGACCCTTTCCGTCGGGGATGGCGGCACGCCTTCGTGGCGCAGAGGCGCGCTTCGAGAACAGCGGCCTGGGGGCCATCGAGCGCGACGTGGTGCTCTCGCTCGACGCGCGTGCCATCGGACGCGCCTTGGCTCCGCCGCCCGTCTCGGTGCGGCTCGATAGCGCCACATCGATGGCGGCGGCGCTGGAGACGGTCCGGCCCATCACGCGGCCCGACGAGGTCGAAGACTTGGTGGCGCTCCGCAGACTGGTCCTGGAGCCGCTTCTTTCGAGCCAGGCGACGGAGGCCGCGCGCGAGCTTGCGCCGTTCGCGGCCTCGGTTCTCGGCTATCGGCTTACCAAGAAGACGGCGTGGGCCATGGGTGGCCAAGGCGTGGCCCTTCTCCCAGAGGAGGGCCCTCGTCCGGTGGCGATTTTCGTCCGTGCGAGCGGTGCGCACGAACGGGTCCTCGAAGCGCCGCTCGGCGTCGACCGCGGCGTGCGCGATCTGGCGTTGCGGCTCGGCGTCGCGCTCGAAGCGGACGCCGTCATCCTCGGCGAGGTCTTCGACGGAGCAATGCGCGGTGGGGCCGTGCGCGCGGCGCACACGGCGGCGACCGAAAGCCGCAGCCCCACGGTGTTTCTCGTCCGCCAGGATCCGTCCCGTGACGATGCGACGGTTGCGGCGTGGATGGACGACGGGACCGCCATCGCGGCCGCGCGCGCGGCACTCGAGGGAGTCGGGCTCTCCGCCCCGGAGGTGCCGCTCGACCCTTCGCTGCGGCACCTTTCGACGCGGACGCTGCTGCGCCCGACCTCGTTCGTGGCCATTTCGGCGGGGGCCCGGGCCCTTCGCACGGCGTCCCTCGACGATGCCAGGCGCTCGTGGGAGCGGATGCCGGCGTTGACCTTGCACGATGGAACCCTCGGCGCGATGGCCGCCCTCGTGGCCGGCGATCTCGACGCCGCGATGGAGGACGCGGTGGCCGATGATCGAATCGAAGAGACCGTCCGGCGCGCCGCGGCGGATGCAAGCATCGCCTCCACACGCCGCCTCGAGACGGACATCCAGAGGGGCGCGGTGCGCGCGACCATCGTGAGCGCCCGCGAAGGAACCTTCTTGATCGCGGCGGCCCGCAAACGCGGTCGCCGCCTTCTGGTGGCTGCGCCCATTTCGTCGAGCGTCCGCGATTGGCGCGTCGAGCGCCGTGAAACCTTCGCCGCGTGCACACGCGAGCCGGTGCTGGTCGGCGTCTGCGAGGCGGACGGGTGA
- a CDS encoding serine/threonine-protein kinase has translation MSECETCKRARRLTPQESPPSATLTSHARSPADRRTKDRPPPIEPGTYVGRYLVIDLIGTGGMGSVYRAYDPKLNRNVAVKVIRVRSSDAGDTGPRPRLLREAQALAKVVHPHVVSIFDVGEFREQVFFAMELIEGSTLRDVLRRGAHDRRKLLQLLDHAGRGLAAAHDAGLVHRDFKPENVLIDREGRVKVVDFGLARAVDAYKSEDPVPMPPGEWPSVLDQRITETGAFLGTPAYMSPEQYLGLATDARSDQFSFCCVAYEALVGRHPFLNKRGHISAEALCAGEIEISNRRLDPGYLRVLTRGLSRDPSNRYSSIEHLLDELAAVPRRRRRRGVGIAAIVCAAAGLIGVPVLQKHRAQRCEAVATQALADIWDTPRRDKVEGVFVGDAKAFGRDIWQKVAATLDAYAGQWKQTSMELCRSTDWWRNEDNAMHKRSSSCLDERRRELRAVTDVLSGGDRDVRLRAPDMLIQLDSLSACTNVAALALTPLPAYDKATATTVERIRDLLAQSRAFNDARQVGPGEEAARQALDLARTHHHQALAAEALYRLSQIQSTGNNFEASEANIVQALAEAEASGHERLLPFLWNQLIITVGFETDRPNEVERLIPLVESMVKRFDPGGPANIEFATTRGLLDKEGGRYERAMEQFNAALDMSRHAYGENDIRRIMIYQQLAITERTIGQLDAGAAHARAALTETEAMFGPEHPQNMKTLSILARILSEQGDSAGTRAVAERTLRIVEQVSSAENIDPDVPVSLSEIANALLVDAQPAEALALFRRSYDLFPVKTTDATVSLAGIARAEDALGHLEAARTTFEQVLAANRKLLGPGNPGTLTSGARFGRILRLLHREREALQLCTQLLEDGERKGGPKGVHIAMALSCIGESYEQLGQLPQALTALERAKKLLDGEKSPRREYRAIIDFGLARVLWQTGGDRERARHLATEAADDYEHAGRANAQNAAAVQAWLAKNATL, from the coding sequence GTGTCCGAATGCGAGACGTGCAAGCGCGCAAGGAGACTGACGCCCCAGGAAAGCCCTCCCAGCGCAACGCTCACCTCGCATGCTCGCTCTCCGGCCGATCGCCGGACGAAGGATCGCCCACCCCCCATTGAACCGGGAACGTACGTCGGCCGCTACCTGGTCATCGATTTGATCGGTACGGGGGGAATGGGCAGCGTCTACCGTGCCTACGACCCAAAGCTCAATCGCAATGTGGCGGTAAAGGTCATTCGCGTCCGGTCGAGCGACGCCGGCGATACGGGTCCGCGACCGCGGCTCCTGCGGGAGGCACAGGCACTGGCGAAGGTCGTTCACCCGCATGTCGTCAGCATTTTCGACGTCGGTGAGTTTCGCGAGCAGGTGTTCTTCGCCATGGAGCTGATCGAGGGCAGCACCTTGCGGGACGTGCTGCGTCGCGGCGCGCACGATCGCCGGAAGCTGCTGCAGCTGCTCGATCATGCGGGCCGCGGGCTCGCGGCCGCGCACGATGCCGGTCTGGTGCATCGAGACTTCAAACCCGAAAATGTGCTCATCGATCGGGAAGGACGGGTCAAGGTCGTCGATTTCGGGCTCGCGCGGGCCGTGGACGCCTACAAATCCGAAGACCCCGTGCCCATGCCGCCCGGCGAGTGGCCATCCGTATTGGATCAGCGCATCACGGAGACCGGCGCGTTCCTCGGAACGCCGGCCTACATGTCGCCCGAGCAATATCTGGGTTTGGCCACCGATGCACGCAGCGACCAATTCAGCTTTTGCTGCGTGGCCTACGAAGCGCTCGTTGGGCGGCATCCATTTCTAAACAAGCGTGGACACATTTCCGCGGAGGCGCTCTGCGCCGGTGAAATCGAAATATCGAACCGTCGATTGGACCCCGGCTATTTGCGTGTGCTGACTCGGGGTCTATCACGTGATCCCTCGAATCGATATTCCTCGATCGAGCACCTGCTCGATGAACTGGCCGCCGTTCCACGACGGCGGCGCCGGCGCGGTGTCGGCATCGCCGCCATCGTGTGCGCGGCGGCCGGGCTCATTGGCGTGCCGGTCCTCCAAAAGCACCGCGCGCAGCGATGCGAGGCGGTGGCGACGCAGGCACTCGCCGATATCTGGGATACGCCGCGACGGGACAAGGTCGAAGGTGTCTTCGTGGGCGATGCCAAGGCATTCGGTCGCGATATTTGGCAAAAGGTCGCGGCCACCCTCGATGCCTATGCCGGCCAGTGGAAACAGACGAGCATGGAGCTTTGTCGAAGCACGGATTGGTGGCGCAACGAAGACAATGCGATGCACAAGCGGTCATCCTCGTGCCTCGATGAACGGCGCCGAGAGTTGCGCGCCGTGACCGACGTGCTTTCCGGTGGCGACCGAGACGTGCGTCTTCGGGCCCCCGATATGCTCATTCAGCTCGACTCGCTCTCGGCCTGCACGAACGTGGCGGCGCTCGCGCTCACTCCGTTGCCGGCTTACGACAAGGCCACCGCGACCACCGTGGAGCGCATTCGTGACCTTCTCGCGCAGAGCCGGGCGTTCAACGATGCACGCCAAGTCGGGCCGGGTGAGGAGGCGGCGCGGCAAGCCCTCGATTTGGCACGCACGCACCACCATCAGGCGCTCGCGGCCGAAGCGCTCTATCGACTCAGTCAAATACAAAGTACCGGCAACAATTTCGAGGCGTCGGAGGCAAACATCGTTCAGGCGCTCGCCGAGGCCGAAGCGAGTGGACATGAGAGGCTGTTGCCGTTCCTCTGGAATCAATTGATCATCACCGTCGGTTTCGAGACGGATCGGCCCAATGAGGTCGAACGGCTGATTCCATTGGTCGAATCGATGGTGAAGCGCTTCGACCCCGGAGGCCCTGCAAATATCGAATTTGCCACCACACGCGGTCTCCTCGACAAGGAAGGCGGGCGTTACGAGCGCGCGATGGAGCAATTCAATGCAGCCCTGGACATGTCACGGCACGCCTATGGCGAAAACGACATACGCCGTATCATGATTTACCAGCAGCTCGCCATCACCGAGCGGACCATCGGTCAACTCGACGCGGGGGCAGCGCACGCGCGGGCGGCCCTGACGGAGACCGAGGCGATGTTCGGTCCCGAGCATCCGCAGAACATGAAAACGCTGTCGATCCTGGCTCGCATCCTGAGCGAGCAAGGGGACAGTGCCGGCACGCGCGCGGTCGCGGAACGGACCTTGCGCATCGTCGAGCAAGTATCTTCGGCCGAGAACATCGACCCCGATGTTCCGGTTTCACTCTCGGAAATCGCGAATGCGCTGTTGGTCGATGCCCAGCCGGCGGAGGCCTTGGCGCTCTTTCGTCGGTCGTATGACCTATTTCCCGTGAAGACCACCGACGCCACGGTCTCATTGGCGGGCATCGCCCGCGCGGAGGACGCGCTCGGGCATCTGGAGGCGGCGCGGACTACATTCGAGCAGGTACTGGCCGCCAATCGAAAATTGCTCGGTCCCGGCAATCCAGGCACGCTCACGTCCGGTGCGCGGTTCGGGCGGATCTTGCGCCTTCTGCATCGTGAGCGCGAGGCGCTGCAGCTCTGCACGCAACTGCTCGAGGACGGCGAGCGCAAAGGCGGGCCAAAAGGTGTCCACATCGCCATGGCCCTCTCGTGCATCGGCGAAAGCTACGAACAACTTGGCCAACTCCCCCAAGCGCTCACGGCACTCGAGCGCGCCAAAAAGCTTCTCGACGGCGAAAAGTCACCGCGACGGGAGTACCGCGCCATCATCGACTTCGGCCTCGCCCGCGTTCTTTGGCAAACGGGCGGCGACCGCGAGCGCGCCCGCCACCTGGCCACCGAGGCCGCGGACGACTACGAGCACGCCGGCCGCGCGAATGCCCAGAATGCCGCCGCCGTCCAGGCGTGGCTGGCGAAGAACGCGACGCTTTGA
- a CDS encoding DUF4279 domain-containing protein, with protein MNDRIRSRRTPYDDNYETCLETRTVFTVYPKRISPDELTRRLGLEPSSTQRAGEARTNSLGRQRVVPVNGWFLSSEGHVTSNDLRRHLDWLLAKLQPVNAAISALQNEVDVSMSVNCIWWSRGSGGPTLWPEQMLALANLDLECAFDIYFVDEDPRE; from the coding sequence ATGAACGATAGAATCCGGTCGCGGCGCACACCCTATGACGATAACTATGAAACGTGCCTCGAAACGCGAACGGTCTTTACCGTCTACCCCAAACGAATATCCCCTGATGAGCTGACTCGGCGTCTTGGACTCGAGCCCTCATCCACCCAACGAGCGGGTGAAGCGCGGACCAATAGTCTCGGACGACAGCGCGTGGTTCCTGTCAATGGCTGGTTCCTCTCGTCGGAGGGCCACGTGACGTCGAATGATCTGCGCCGTCACCTCGATTGGTTGCTTGCGAAACTGCAGCCCGTCAATGCGGCAATAAGCGCCCTTCAGAACGAAGTCGATGTTTCGATGAGTGTTAACTGTATATGGTGGTCACGAGGCAGTGGAGGACCGACGCTGTGGCCCGAACAGATGCTTGCCCTTGCCAATCTCGATTTGGAATGTGCGTTCGATATCTATTTCGTAGATGAGGATCCGCGCGAGTAA